One part of the Chitinivorax tropicus genome encodes these proteins:
- a CDS encoding type VI secretion system Vgr family protein: protein MSNFALLFRQALGRFTATNRLFQLVLANHPDALIVETVQGLESVLGAPLPSGAQALLPDAEQWPPGSLVTQQHAVPQPALGQLPITPQLQRGAADDPFTLFTGFRLVITVLSDQAQANLTELLGSTATLQLQTSRSRTVRRPFHGHITEVRSLGSNGGLARYQLVLEPWLACLRLQRDSWVFQEQSIPDILETVFQDYVGQGQLTPAWRFQLLDRSRYPQRSQVAQYQETDWHFIARLMYSEGLFGWFEHTDDRHTLVISDRQSFDAACQANPDSPLRYHRGDATERQDSFQHWTERVSRQPGRVRLSSWDYR, encoded by the coding sequence ATGTCTAACTTCGCTTTGCTGTTCCGTCAGGCGCTGGGTCGATTCACGGCGACCAACCGTCTGTTCCAACTCGTCCTCGCCAACCACCCGGATGCGCTGATCGTTGAAACGGTGCAGGGTCTGGAATCGGTGCTGGGTGCACCGTTGCCCAGTGGGGCGCAGGCCCTGCTGCCCGATGCCGAGCAGTGGCCACCCGGCTCGCTGGTGACGCAGCAGCATGCCGTGCCGCAACCGGCGCTGGGCCAGCTGCCCATCACCCCCCAGCTGCAGCGGGGGGCGGCAGACGACCCCTTCACCCTGTTCACCGGCTTCCGGCTGGTGATCACCGTGCTCAGCGACCAGGCGCAGGCGAATCTGACCGAGCTGCTGGGCAGCACCGCCACCTTGCAACTGCAGACCAGCCGGTCGCGCACCGTGCGGCGGCCCTTCCATGGTCATATCACCGAGGTGCGGAGCCTGGGCAGCAACGGCGGCCTGGCGCGCTACCAACTGGTGTTGGAGCCCTGGCTGGCCTGCCTGCGGCTACAGCGCGACAGCTGGGTGTTTCAGGAACAAAGCATCCCCGACATCCTGGAGACCGTGTTCCAGGACTACGTCGGCCAAGGCCAGCTCACCCCCGCCTGGCGCTTCCAACTACTGGATCGCAGCCGCTACCCACAGCGCAGCCAAGTGGCGCAATACCAGGAGACCGACTGGCACTTCATCGCCCGGCTGATGTACAGCGAAGGCCTGTTCGGCTGGTTCGAGCACACCGACGATCGACACACCCTGGTCATCAGCGACCGGCAGAGCTTCGACGCCGCCTGCCAAGCCAACCCGGACAGCCCGCTGCGCTACCACCGTGGTGACGCCACCGAGCGGCAGGACAGCTTCCAGCACTGGACCGAACGGGTCAGCCGCCAGCCAGGCCGGGTACGGCTCAGCAGCTGGGACTACCG